The following proteins come from a genomic window of Geomonas sp. RF6:
- a CDS encoding flippase produces the protein MKASLACLLPASVRSYLEGRHYLKKAISSTGWHISDSVLRMGVGLLVNIWVTRYLGPERFGVLSYATAFVSLVSSIGLLGLDGVAVRNLVRNPAESDTILGSTFLLKAVGALCAFAATVASILVLRPGDPASLALVAIISIGTLFQAFGTVSFHFQAEVRSKYPALARSGAFLAVSAAKVVLILVGAPLVAFAWAASAEIVLGSVALVAAYRCCGGRMTSWRASLPMVRELLHDSWPLLLSDLSMLMYLRMDKLILGELKGNTELGIYSVAALLAEGLYFIPTAVYTSAFPRIVESRAAGEAAFQECLQRFYNLMALLGYGIAIPVTLVAWWLVPLLFGASYQGAALMLVGLAWGGIFINLMMARSQYLTAMNWTRLHFITDFLGAAVNILLNFILIPRYGGMGAVAASGIAYWFVAHGSCFLFPPLRRTGTMMTRSLLYPRVW, from the coding sequence ATGAAGGCGTCCCTTGCCTGTCTTCTGCCGGCATCGGTGCGCAGCTACCTGGAGGGGCGGCACTATCTGAAGAAAGCGATCAGCAGCACAGGGTGGCACATCTCCGACAGCGTGCTGCGCATGGGGGTCGGACTCCTCGTCAATATCTGGGTCACCCGTTATCTCGGCCCCGAACGCTTCGGCGTCCTGAGTTACGCCACCGCCTTCGTCTCTCTCGTCTCCTCCATCGGGCTCCTCGGCCTGGACGGAGTCGCGGTCCGCAACCTCGTCCGCAACCCCGCAGAGAGCGACACGATCCTCGGCAGCACCTTCCTCTTGAAAGCCGTCGGCGCCCTCTGCGCCTTCGCCGCCACCGTCGCCTCCATACTGGTGCTGAGACCGGGAGACCCCGCTTCCCTCGCCCTCGTCGCCATCATCTCCATCGGCACCCTCTTCCAGGCCTTCGGCACGGTCTCCTTCCACTTCCAGGCGGAGGTGCGCTCGAAGTACCCTGCCCTGGCACGAAGCGGCGCGTTCCTCGCGGTATCCGCCGCGAAGGTCGTCCTCATCCTTGTCGGCGCGCCGCTGGTCGCATTTGCCTGGGCGGCGTCCGCGGAGATCGTCCTCGGCTCAGTGGCGCTCGTTGCTGCCTACCGGTGCTGCGGCGGGCGCATGACGTCGTGGCGGGCATCGCTGCCGATGGTGCGCGAACTGCTGCACGACAGCTGGCCACTCCTTCTGAGCGACCTCTCCATGCTTATGTACCTGCGCATGGACAAGCTGATACTCGGGGAGCTGAAGGGGAACACCGAGCTCGGCATTTACTCCGTCGCCGCGCTCCTGGCGGAAGGACTTTACTTTATCCCTACCGCGGTCTATACTTCCGCGTTCCCGCGCATCGTGGAATCCCGCGCCGCGGGGGAAGCGGCTTTCCAGGAGTGCCTGCAGCGCTTTTACAACCTGATGGCGCTCCTCGGCTACGGCATCGCCATCCCCGTCACCCTGGTGGCATGGTGGCTGGTCCCCCTCCTCTTCGGCGCCTCCTACCAGGGGGCCGCCCTTATGCTCGTGGGGCTTGCCTGGGGGGGTATCTTCATCAACCTCATGATGGCACGCAGTCAGTATCTCACCGCCATGAACTGGACAAGGCTCCACTTCATCACCGACTTTCTCGGTGCGGCAGTGAACATCCTTTTGAACTTCATCCTCATCCCGCGTTACGGGGGGATGGGGGCCGTCGCCGCCTCCGGGATCGCCTACTGGTTCGTGGCGCATGGCTCCTGCTTCCTCTTCCCCCCCCTGCGCAGGACCGGAACCATGATGACGAGGTCCCTCCTCTATCCCCGGGTCTGGTAG
- a CDS encoding NAD-dependent epimerase/dehydratase family protein — MNILIIGGAGFLGANMVRRCLKEPGVRVTVLDSLDPHLHASTRTLSEVWDRIRFVRGDIRDETLLAEIVQGQDVIFNCAAQTSHPLSIQYPLLDAEINCLGNLKLLESIRLLNRKARVVYTSSSTVIGKALTEVVDEDHWERPLEIYSANKGVAEKYYRIYHTLHDLDTVVLRFANLYGAYGKGHPEFGFINYFIQLAWAGEEIKIFGSGEQMRNVLFADDAVEILWRAAHAPALVGESWFATGDEHLSVAEIARKIVEIFGRGRVTHVEWPEERKRIEIDHVLFSSDRLRSMVEWHPGHTMETGLHLVKEILERQERGRR; from the coding sequence ATGAACATACTGATCATCGGCGGTGCCGGCTTTCTCGGTGCCAACATGGTACGGCGCTGCCTGAAGGAGCCGGGAGTGCGGGTAACGGTGCTCGACTCCCTCGACCCCCACCTGCACGCCAGCACCAGGACCCTCTCGGAGGTATGGGACCGGATCCGCTTCGTGCGTGGCGACATCCGGGACGAGACGCTTCTCGCAGAGATCGTGCAAGGGCAGGATGTGATCTTCAACTGCGCCGCCCAGACCTCGCACCCCCTCTCCATCCAGTACCCCCTCCTCGACGCCGAGATCAACTGCCTCGGGAACCTGAAGCTCCTGGAGAGCATCCGCCTCTTGAACCGGAAGGCGCGGGTGGTGTACACCTCCAGCAGCACCGTCATCGGGAAGGCCCTGACCGAAGTCGTGGACGAGGACCACTGGGAGCGCCCGCTGGAGATCTATTCGGCGAACAAGGGTGTCGCCGAGAAGTACTACCGCATCTACCACACGCTGCACGACCTGGACACGGTGGTGCTGCGCTTCGCCAACCTGTACGGCGCGTACGGGAAGGGGCACCCGGAGTTCGGCTTCATCAACTACTTTATCCAGCTTGCCTGGGCCGGGGAGGAGATCAAGATCTTCGGCAGCGGCGAGCAGATGCGCAACGTCCTTTTCGCCGATGACGCGGTGGAGATCCTCTGGCGTGCGGCGCACGCCCCTGCGCTGGTGGGGGAAAGCTGGTTTGCCACAGGGGACGAACATCTCAGCGTCGCCGAAATCGCCAGAAAGATCGTGGAGATCTTCGGGCGCGGGCGGGTCACCCACGTGGAGTGGCCCGAAGAGAGGAAAAGGATAGAGATTGACCACGTCCTCTTCTCCTCGGACCGGCTGCGCTCGATGGTGGAATGGCACCCGGGGCACACGATGGAGACGGGGCTTCACCTGGTGAAGGAGATCCTGGAGCGGCAGGAAAGGGGGAGAAGATGA
- a CDS encoding radical SAM protein, with amino-acid sequence MKRYSFDIDVTGACNLRCPCCPQGNLKEYRLPHGFIDPQLLEKIVAKATSEAALSRISLFSWAEPLLHPEITELVRIVRRSGTVCYLSSNLNLLPDPDALMAANPDVLRISASGFTQGTYGRFHRGGDVERVKKHMVELAEARKRRGASTRIYVYYHRYRGNLKEEPLMRDFARELGFGFQSVWALLFPLEKILPLADGGEGFPLTEEDRQLMAELALPVEEALAVAARHSQQPCALKDGALSIDFRGDVQLCCGIFDASRFTIGNYLEMPLAEIQRLRAEHPMCRRCIRGGGHVYLCYGARELAELAVANVAADDRKLLGLKRELARRRVGEMLLKVSAVIPEELKWRVQRELERLSQWQGGGR; translated from the coding sequence ATGAAGCGGTACAGTTTCGACATCGACGTCACGGGCGCCTGCAACCTTCGCTGCCCCTGCTGCCCTCAGGGAAACCTGAAGGAGTACCGCCTGCCGCACGGTTTCATCGACCCGCAGCTTCTGGAGAAGATCGTGGCGAAGGCCACCTCCGAGGCCGCACTCTCCCGCATCAGCCTTTTCAGCTGGGCCGAACCGCTCCTCCACCCGGAAATCACGGAACTCGTCCGGATCGTGCGCCGAAGCGGCACGGTCTGCTACCTGAGCTCCAACCTGAACCTCCTCCCCGACCCCGACGCCCTTATGGCGGCCAACCCCGATGTGCTCCGTATCTCCGCCTCCGGCTTTACCCAGGGAACGTACGGCCGCTTTCACCGCGGCGGAGACGTGGAGCGGGTCAAGAAGCACATGGTGGAACTGGCCGAGGCGAGAAAACGCCGCGGTGCCTCCACGAGGATCTACGTCTACTACCACCGCTACCGGGGGAACCTGAAGGAGGAGCCGCTGATGCGGGACTTCGCCAGGGAGCTCGGTTTCGGCTTCCAGTCCGTGTGGGCGCTCCTCTTCCCTCTGGAGAAGATCCTCCCCCTGGCCGACGGCGGGGAGGGTTTCCCCCTCACCGAGGAGGACCGGCAGCTCATGGCGGAGCTCGCCCTCCCCGTGGAAGAGGCGCTGGCTGTTGCCGCCCGCCATTCTCAGCAGCCGTGCGCCCTGAAGGATGGCGCCCTCTCCATCGACTTCAGGGGAGACGTCCAGCTCTGCTGCGGGATCTTCGACGCCTCGCGCTTCACCATCGGCAACTATCTGGAGATGCCGCTGGCCGAGATCCAGCGCCTGCGCGCGGAGCACCCGATGTGCCGCCGCTGCATCCGCGGGGGGGGACATGTCTACCTTTGCTATGGCGCACGGGAACTTGCGGAACTGGCGGTCGCCAATGTAGCCGCCGACGATAGGAAACTCCTGGGGCTGAAGCGGGAGCTCGCGCGCCGCAGAGTCGGCGAGATGCTGCTGAAGGTTTCCGCCGTCATCCCCGAAGAGCTGAAGTGGAGGGTGCAGAGAGAGCTCGAGCGACTGTCGCAGTGGCAGGGGGGGGGACGATGA
- a CDS encoding NAD-dependent epimerase/dehydratase family protein: MRDTATAQALAGKKLLITGAAGYLAAALTALLRDVECTIVRVHRHGAPLPHPGGKVAVVDVAGDVRDPRLWEGGCLEGVSTVFHLAAQTSSYAADADPVADHAANVLPMLHLLEQCRHAGSVPAVCFSSTVTIAGLPQLLPVNESHPDHPVTMYDLHKQMAEQYLSRYSELGAVHGVALRLPNVYGPGPRSSRSDRGILNQMIRRALAGEPLTVYGAGDQLRDYLYVEDVARALVAAALHAEALSGEHFVIGSGTGYTIAQALALVAERCRAKTGTSPEIRHIDPPQGLSPIEARNFVADYGRFWAATGWEPAVPLPDGIDRTLEAYL; encoded by the coding sequence ATGAGGGACACCGCCACAGCCCAAGCGCTTGCCGGGAAAAAGCTCCTCATCACCGGCGCCGCCGGTTACCTCGCCGCTGCGCTCACCGCGCTCCTGCGCGATGTGGAGTGCACCATCGTGAGGGTGCACCGCCACGGAGCCCCCCTCCCCCACCCCGGTGGAAAGGTAGCGGTCGTGGACGTAGCCGGCGACGTGCGCGACCCTCGACTCTGGGAGGGGGGGTGCCTCGAAGGGGTCTCGACCGTCTTCCACCTCGCAGCCCAGACGAGCAGCTACGCAGCGGACGCCGATCCCGTGGCTGATCATGCCGCAAACGTGCTGCCGATGCTCCACCTCCTGGAGCAGTGCCGCCACGCGGGCAGCGTCCCCGCCGTCTGCTTCTCCAGCACCGTGACGATCGCCGGCCTCCCGCAGCTCCTCCCGGTGAACGAGAGCCACCCGGACCACCCGGTCACGATGTACGACCTGCACAAGCAGATGGCGGAACAGTACCTGTCCCGCTACTCAGAGCTCGGGGCCGTGCACGGCGTGGCGCTGAGGCTCCCCAACGTCTACGGCCCGGGACCCAGGAGCAGCCGCTCCGACCGCGGGATCCTGAACCAGATGATCCGGCGGGCTCTTGCCGGGGAGCCGCTGACGGTGTACGGCGCGGGGGACCAGCTCAGGGACTACCTCTACGTGGAGGACGTGGCGCGGGCGCTCGTTGCCGCCGCCCTGCACGCCGAGGCTCTCTCCGGCGAGCACTTCGTGATCGGCAGCGGCACGGGATACACCATTGCGCAGGCGCTGGCGCTCGTCGCCGAACGCTGCCGAGCAAAGACCGGGACGAGCCCTGAGATACGGCACATCGATCCGCCGCAGGGGCTCTCTCCCATCGAGGCGCGCAACTTCGTGGCCGACTACGGAAGGTTTTGGGCGGCTACCGGATGGGAGCCTGCCGTACCACTTCCTGACGGAATCGACCGGACCCTGGAGGCTTATCTATGA
- a CDS encoding tetratricopeptide repeat protein, which yields MALLENRRLHIALILLVGVAAYCMTFDVPFVFDDESSIVHNDVIRNLWTFLSGEGYGYSPRRFLGYLTIAVNYWAGGLQVAGYHVVNLVIHLACAILVYFLGKSTFRTPRMADTSLSERAGPVSLFAALLFVAHPVQTQAVTYVIQRLASLATFFYLLSLLLYVVASLRERKGAAGRAPLYLGSLLAAVLAMKTKEIAFTLPFAIVLYEILFFGPPRRERLRWLLPFALTLPIIPLSLVHFGPVDPAVLDGTERISADLGTPRHHYLFTQFRVIATYLRLLFLPVRQNLDYDYPLFTSFLEPQVALSFLLLAAILCAAFWLIARARRSGDSSLLVVSFGTIWFFLALSVESSVIPIKDVIFEHRLYLPSVGAFLALATGGALLARRLPRGVATAAAGCIVLLLAGSTFARNQVWRDEVTLTRDIAEKSPEKARVHANLAAALLKKGELDEALREAELSARLNPAKVEPHNILGMLYGRAGAYDRAIAELSTAVSIDPKFPPARENLGDAYRGKGMYPQAIEHYQAALKLQPLSAELYNKRGTAYGEMGDMANAAASFAEALRLDPANAVYRANARAASGGSP from the coding sequence ATGGCTTTACTCGAAAACAGACGACTGCACATCGCTTTGATCCTCCTGGTGGGGGTCGCCGCCTATTGCATGACCTTCGACGTCCCCTTCGTCTTCGACGACGAGTCATCGATCGTGCACAATGACGTCATCAGGAACCTGTGGACCTTCCTCTCCGGCGAGGGGTACGGCTACTCCCCCCGCCGCTTTCTCGGATATCTCACCATCGCCGTCAATTACTGGGCCGGCGGCCTCCAGGTCGCCGGCTACCACGTGGTGAACCTGGTCATCCACCTCGCCTGCGCCATCCTCGTGTACTTCCTGGGGAAGAGCACCTTCCGCACCCCGCGGATGGCGGACACCTCCCTTTCCGAGCGCGCCGGGCCGGTCTCCCTTTTTGCAGCCCTTCTCTTCGTAGCGCACCCGGTTCAGACCCAGGCGGTCACCTACGTCATTCAGCGCCTCGCCTCCCTGGCGACCTTCTTTTACCTTCTTTCCCTCCTCCTGTACGTCGTTGCATCGCTGAGGGAGAGGAAAGGGGCGGCCGGGCGCGCTCCGCTTTACCTCGGGTCCCTTCTTGCCGCGGTCCTCGCCATGAAGACGAAGGAGATAGCCTTCACCCTCCCCTTCGCGATCGTTCTGTACGAAATCCTCTTCTTCGGCCCGCCGCGGCGGGAGAGGCTCCGCTGGCTCCTCCCCTTCGCCCTCACCCTGCCGATCATTCCCCTCTCGCTCGTCCACTTCGGGCCGGTGGACCCGGCAGTTCTGGACGGGACGGAGCGGATCAGCGCGGACCTCGGCACCCCGCGCCATCATTACCTTTTCACCCAGTTCCGGGTCATCGCGACCTACCTCAGGCTTCTTTTCCTGCCGGTCCGGCAGAACCTCGACTACGACTACCCGCTCTTCACCTCCTTCCTGGAGCCGCAGGTCGCCCTCTCCTTCCTCCTCCTCGCCGCGATCCTTTGTGCTGCTTTCTGGCTCATCGCCCGGGCACGCCGCAGCGGCGACAGCTCCCTCCTGGTGGTGAGCTTCGGGACTATCTGGTTCTTCCTCGCCCTCTCGGTGGAGTCGAGCGTCATCCCCATCAAGGACGTCATCTTCGAGCACCGCCTCTACCTGCCAAGCGTCGGCGCCTTCCTCGCGCTGGCAACAGGCGGGGCACTGCTGGCGCGGCGCCTGCCGAGGGGGGTTGCGACCGCGGCCGCCGGCTGCATCGTTCTCCTTCTGGCCGGCAGCACCTTCGCCAGAAACCAGGTGTGGCGCGACGAGGTGACCCTCACGCGCGACATCGCCGAGAAGTCTCCGGAGAAGGCCAGGGTGCACGCAAACCTCGCCGCGGCGCTTCTCAAGAAAGGTGAGCTCGATGAGGCGCTCAGGGAGGCGGAGCTCTCTGCGAGGCTGAACCCAGCCAAGGTCGAGCCGCACAACATACTGGGGATGCTGTACGGCCGCGCGGGAGCGTACGACAGGGCGATTGCCGAGCTCTCCACCGCCGTCTCCATCGACCCGAAGTTCCCCCCTGCACGGGAGAACCTGGGGGACGCCTATCGCGGCAAGGGGATGTATCCCCAGGCGATAGAGCATTACCAGGCAGCACTGAAGCTGCAGCCGCTGAGCGCGGAGCTGTACAACAAGCGCGGCACCGCCTACGGCGAGATGGGAGACATGGCAAACGCCGCCGCCTCCTTCGCCGAGGCGCTGCGCCTCGACCCGGCAAACGCCGTCTACCGCGCAAATGCCAGAGCAGCATCCGGCGGTTCCCCCTGA
- a CDS encoding class I SAM-dependent methyltransferase: protein MESCLICSTEISPFIDFGKMPLGNGFLLPEQYEQEYFFSMRVGFCPVCGMVQLLEQPDRERMFHDNYAFFSGTSRYMAVHFREFAEGVMERYLAEPDPFVVEMGSNDGIMLQNFAAAGMRHLGVEPSGNVAQVAREKGINTVTEFFGADLARRIVAENGQADAFLAANVMCHIPYLHTIVEGIDLLLKPSGVVIFEDPYLGDVVEKTSYDQIYDEHTFLFCTASVSYLFARYGFEVIDVEPQVTHGGSMRYVLCRKGMRPVSPAVPRQLEKERAMGLHLPETYDRFRKKCEESRDRLISLLRELKAQGKRVVGYGATSKSTTITNYCGITPDLVEFVSDTTPIKQGKFSPGAHIPVRPYEEFVSSYPDYALLFAWNHAREIMEKEEAFRASGGKWIVYVPEVGVLE, encoded by the coding sequence ATGGAATCATGCCTGATCTGCAGCACTGAAATCTCCCCGTTCATCGATTTTGGCAAGATGCCCCTCGGCAACGGCTTTCTCCTCCCCGAACAATACGAACAGGAGTATTTCTTTTCCATGCGCGTCGGCTTCTGCCCCGTCTGCGGCATGGTGCAGCTCCTCGAGCAGCCGGACCGGGAGCGGATGTTTCACGACAACTACGCCTTCTTCTCCGGCACCTCACGCTACATGGCGGTCCATTTCCGGGAGTTTGCGGAGGGGGTCATGGAGCGCTACCTCGCGGAGCCGGACCCCTTCGTGGTGGAAATGGGGAGCAACGACGGGATCATGCTGCAAAACTTCGCCGCCGCCGGGATGAGGCACCTCGGGGTGGAGCCTTCCGGAAACGTGGCGCAGGTCGCGCGGGAGAAGGGGATAAACACCGTCACCGAGTTCTTCGGGGCCGACCTTGCCCGCCGCATCGTCGCAGAAAACGGCCAGGCGGACGCCTTCCTCGCCGCGAACGTCATGTGCCACATCCCGTACCTGCACACCATCGTCGAGGGGATCGACCTCCTCCTGAAGCCCTCCGGGGTCGTCATCTTCGAGGACCCTTACCTCGGGGACGTGGTGGAGAAGACCTCCTACGACCAGATCTACGACGAGCATACCTTCCTCTTCTGCACAGCCTCGGTCAGCTACCTCTTCGCCCGCTACGGCTTCGAAGTCATCGACGTGGAGCCGCAGGTTACCCACGGCGGCTCCATGCGCTACGTGCTCTGCCGCAAGGGGATGCGACCGGTCTCCCCCGCCGTCCCCCGCCAGCTCGAGAAGGAGCGCGCCATGGGGCTGCACCTGCCGGAGACGTACGACAGGTTCCGCAAAAAGTGCGAGGAGTCGCGCGACCGCCTCATCTCCCTCCTGCGGGAACTAAAGGCCCAGGGGAAACGGGTGGTGGGATATGGCGCCACCTCGAAGAGCACCACCATCACCAACTACTGCGGCATCACCCCCGACCTGGTGGAGTTTGTGAGCGATACGACGCCCATCAAGCAGGGGAAATTCAGTCCCGGCGCTCACATCCCGGTGCGCCCCTATGAGGAGTTCGTCTCCAGCTATCCCGACTACGCCCTCCTCTTTGCCTGGAACCACGCCCGCGAGATCATGGAGAAGGAAGAGGCCTTCCGTGCCTCCGGGGGGAAGTGGATCGTCTATGTCCCCGAGGTGGGGGTGCTGGAATAG